TCTTCGGCAAAACCCACCCCCGCCTCCGAGAAGAAATTGAATACTTTATCGATGCCCGACTCGAGCAATCTCTCGGCTTCATCGTCGTAGCGGGCGATCGCAGCGATGGGACCCGTGTAGCCGGCAATGCGGAGTTGCTTGGCAATATTGTGATTGTCGCGCACCGCCGGCACGGCGAGCAACACAAGCCGAATGGCGTTCACGTCGATCATTTCCCAGATATCCGCGTTCTCAGCGTCACCCACGAACACGTGCATACCGTCTTGTTTGAGCCGTTCGATTCTCAGTCGACTGGCGTCCATACCCCACACCCGGTCACCCGCCATCTTGTGCAACGACCGAAACGCACCCAGTCCGACACGCCCAATACCGACCACTAAAATTTCCGCCTCACGCGGTCGGTAAACCTGATCTTCCGGCAACCGCTTGGGCTTCTCAAAACGCCGAAAGGTCATCTTGTAATGCGCATAAACCTCATGCGCATAGCGATAGGCGAGACTCGACAAGACGAATGAGAGGGCGACAGCCAGCGCCATAATCACCAGCCATTCATCAACGAGCCACCCAGCACCCACACAGAGTGCCACTACGATCAAACCGAACTCGCTGTAGTCGGTGAGCACAAGCGAAGCCAAAAAAGAGGTACGGGCACGCAAGCCTAATGCACTCATCAGCCCGAAGAACAGCGTGATTTTAATAATCAATACGACGCACAACAGCAGCGCGATACCGATCATCTCTAGACTGGGCAATGCCGTGAGCCCGATGGACAGGAAAAAGCCAATCAAGAACAGATCTTTAAAATTCAGCAGCGATTTGGATAACTCTTCGGCTTTGACGTGACCGCTGAGCAGCATACCCACCAGTAGCGCGCCCAAATCCCCTTTCATGTCGACCAGCTAAAAAAGCTCGTAACCGCCAATCGCCAACACAAAGCCGGTCAGGGGCAGCATTTCACCATGCCCGGCACGCGCAAGAACGGCACGCAGTATCGGTCTTACCGCGATGAGTCCAACAAGCAGCAACGCCCATGGCGAGGGTGCTTTCCCCGTCGCGCCCGCCAGAAAGGCCACTGCGACCAAATCTTGGATCACCAGCACATTGATCGCCAGACGGCCGTGCCGGGTTTTGAGTTCCCCGCTGTCTTCCAAAATTTTGATTACGCAGACTGTGCTCGAAAAGCTCAACGCAAATGCAATGAGTGCGGTGGCGCGCAGATCCAATCCGCCGAGCAAGCCACCGACCATGACCGCCGAGCCCATCAACAGTGTGCTCGTCACGACCATCCAAACGGACATGTGCCCAAATGCCGTGGCCCACACTTCACGCTTCAGTAAATCGCCGATACTGATTTTCAAACCAATCGTAAAGAGCATAAGCGTGATGCCAAGATTGGCGATGGCATCGAGTGTCGCATTGGGCTGAACGCCCGCCGCGTTTAGCGCAAAGCCGGCAATCAAAAAACCCACCAATGGCGGCAGCTGCAAGCTTCTCGCGCCGAACCCACACACAAACGCAAAGACCAACCACAGAGTGTTCATATCCGTCCTTTGTGTACGCCTTGATGGTCAATCGCCAGCTAATACATGCGCATTAACGCCGCGCGATAACTTGCTTATACCGTCCAGGGTGCGTGTGCCGCCACCTCGACATTGTAACGACTGAGCGCTTCCTGCACGGCATTCGCGGCGACCCTGCCCTCTTTTGCCAAGCGATCTAACGCGGCTAGGACAATGTGATGTCGATCCACCTCAAAAAAACCGCGTAGCGCGCGGCGCGTGTCTGATCGACCAAATCCGTCTGTGCCCAACACCGTCATGCGTGCATCGATATAGGGGGCAATCAGGTAGGGAACCGCACGAACATAGTCGGTAGCGGCCACCACAGGCGACGTACCCGGTAATATTTGGGCAACGTAGGCCGCGTCGGCCGGCGTATCAAAGCGCGCCCGTCGCGCGTGATCGCGCGCGTCGCGCTCAAGCTCACTGTAGCTGGTAACGCTAAAAACGGCGGCGCGGACACCCCAGTCGCGCTGAAGAAGCGTCGCCGCTTCGAGCACCTCCATTAGAATGGCGCCACTCCCTAACAGTCGCAGATCCACATCGTCAGTGTCCGGCGTGTCTAGCCGGTAGAGCCCCCGGACAATGCCGTCACGCGCACCCGCCGGCATGGACGGTTGTGAGTAATTTTCGTTCATCACGGTTAGGTAATAAAACTCATCGACATTGTCTTCGAGCATACGGCGCGCGCCATGATCCACCAGCGTGGCCACTTCATAGGCAAAGCACGGATCATACGCACGACACGTGGGCACCGTAGAGGCAACCAAATGACTGGCCCCGTCCTGATGTTGCAACCCTTCACCGCCCAATGTGGTGCGCCCGGCGGTTGCGCCGATGAGAAACCCGCGCGCACGCTGATCCGCCGCGGCCCAAATGAGGTCGCCCACACGCTGAAAACCAAACATGGAATAGTAAATATAAATCGGCAGCATGGGTTTGTTGTGCACGCTGTACGAGGTAGCCGCCGCAGTCCATGAAGCCATGGCACCCGCCTCAGTGATGCCTTCCTCAAGCAGCTGGCCGTCTTCGGATTCTTTGTAAACCAGTAGACTGCTCGCGTCCTCCGGTTCGTATTGCTGACCGAACGGTGCATAGATGCCGATCTGCCGGAACAGATTAGCCATGCCAAACGTGCGCGCTTCATCTGCCACAATCGGCACAATACGCGGCCCCAGTTCTTTGTCTTTTAACAAAGCGCCCAACATCCGCACAAACGCCACCGTCGATGACATCGTTTTGTTGTTGGCAGACAGAGCGAATGTGGCCCATTGTTCGACGGACGGCACGGCCACTGTTTGGCCATGGGTCTGGCGCATTGGCACATAACCGCCCAACGCATCGCGGCGCGCCCGTAAATAGCGCATTTCTTCGCTATCTTCGTCGGGTTGAATAAACTCAAGTGCCTCGACCTGCGCATCGCTGAGCGGCAGGGCAAAACGATCGCGATAGTCGCGCAACGCATCCACGTCCAGTTTCTTGGCCTGGTGCGACGTCATTCGAGACTCACCGGCCTGGCCCATGCCAAAGCCCTTTTTGGTTTTGGCCAGAATAACCGTGGGTTCGCCTGTATGCGCTTTTGCGGCATCGAACGCAGCAAACAGTTTGCGAAAATCATGGCCGCCGCGATGCAGACGATCGATGTCGTCGTCGCTCATGTGCTGCACCAGTGCGGCGGTTTCCGGGTCCTCGTTGAAAAAGTGCTTGAGATTGTACGCCCCATCTTTCGCACCGAGCGTTTGGTACTTACCATCGACTGTCACCGCAAACCGACGCAGTAACGCATGGTTGGTATCGCGCGCGAACAGCTCATCCCAATCCGATCCCCACAGCACCTTAATGACGTTCCAGCCCGCGCCGCGAAACAGTCCTTCGAACTCTTGGATCACCTGCCCATTGCCACGCACAGGACCGTCGAGCCGCTGTAGATTGCAGTTGATGATAAACGTGAGATTATCCAGCTTCTCGCGCGCTGCGAGTGACAACGCCCCGATGGATTCGGGCTCATCCATCTCGCCATCACCGAATATTCCCCACACATGGCGGCCATCGGTTTGGGCCAGATTACGCGCCTGCAGGTAGCGCATAAAGCGTGCGTTGTAGATGGCATTAATCGGTCCGATGCCCATGGAGCCGGTCGGAAACTGCCAAAACGCGGGCATGAGCCAGGGATGGGGGTATGAACACAATCCCCCGCCGCCAACTTCTTGTCGATAGCGCGCAAGGGCCTCTTCACTGAGCCGGCCTTCAAGAAACGCACGCGCGTACAGCCCGGGGGCCGAATGGGGCTGGTAATAGACCAAATCAGACTGATCGCCGCCCTTGAAAAAGTGATTGAAACCGGTCTCAAAAATCTCGGCGGCCGACGCGTAACTGGCGATGTGCCCGCCGAGATCACCGTACGCCTGATTGGCGCGCATCACCATCGCCAACGCATTCCAGCGCAGGATGGCGGTAATCCGCTCTTCCACCCGTAGATCGCCTGGATACGGTGGTTGCTGCTCAAGCGCGACGGAGTTGCGATACGCGGTATAGGGCAGCGCGGCGCGTTTGAGCGAGCGAGCTTCGGCGTACTGCTCCAGCTCATCGAGTAACGCAGCGGCCTCGTCCGCTCCCCAATGCGCAATCAACGCATCGAGCGACTCCAGCCAATCCTTGCGCTCATCATCCGGAATGCGGCGTGGCGTGTCAGGCAAATCGGACATGATGCGGGTGGGCCCTCGCGTGAATGAGATCCCACTATTATCGGTCAACCATCACGATAGGTATAGGCATAACCGTTGAGCGCGGGCGCGCCGCCAAGATGGGCATACAAAATACGCGAGCCGGCCGGAAAATAATCCTTGCGCACAAGGTCAATGAGCCCCTGCATCGATTTTCCTTCGTAGACCGGGTCAGTAATCATGGCCTCGGTTTGCGCCGCAAGTCGAATGGCCTCGTTGGTCTCATGACTCGGCACGCCGTACGCCGGGTAGGCGTAGTCCGGCAAGATGACGATGTCCTCGTCGCGAATCTCGTCGTTCAGTTCGATCAGTGCGGCGGTGTCTCGAGCAATCTGCGTCACCTGAGACCGTGTTTGCGCGAGCGTGCCAGAGGCATCGATGCCGATCACGTTTGACGCACGACCGTCGGCTTTGAACCCAACAATCATGCCCGCCTGAGTCGATCCGGTGACCACACACACGATGATAAAATCAAAAGTAAACCCAAGCTCCGCCTCTTGCGCGCGCACTTCTTCGGCAAAGCCCACAAAGCCCAAACCGCCAAACTTGTGCACGGACGCCCCCGCCGGTATGCCGTACGGCACACCGCCGCTATCACGCACATCCTGCATGGCATCTTCCCAGGATTGGCGAATGCCGATATCGAATCCGTCATCGACAAGACGACTGTCAGCACCCATCAAGCGGGTCATCATGATGTTGCCAACCCGGTCGTACACCGCGTCTTCATGCGGCACCCAGCTTTCCTGCACCAGGCGACATTTCATACCGAGCTTGGCCGCCACCGCCGCGACCTGGCGGGTGTGATTCGATTGCACACCGCCGATCGACACCAGCGTATCGGCACCCGATGCAATGGCGTCAGGCACGATGTACTCGAGTTTGCGAAGTTTGTTACCCCCCATCGCGAGGCCGGAATTACAGTCTTCGCGTTTGGCAAAAATAGCCACTTTGTTGCCGAGCGCAGCAGACAGCCGCGGCAATGGCTCAATGGGCGTGGGCCCAAACGTCAGCGGATAACGTTCAAACTTGCTCAGTAACACCGTGGACCCCTAGACAAACGTCTCCGGCGCGACAAACTCCATGCCGTGCGCGATGGAAACGGCTTCACAAGTGATAGCACCTTTGTGCACATTGAGACCTTCCAAAAAGCCTTTGTCGTTGCGCAACGCGGCCTGCCAGCCGAGATTGGCCAGCTTCAATGCGTAAGGCAGCGTGGCATTATTGAGTGCGTAGGACGATGTGCGTGGCACGGCGCCCGGCATATTGGCCACGCAGTAGTGCACGACGTCATCGATAATAAAGGTTGGGTCGGAGTGCGTCGTGGCGCGCGCGGTTTCCAAACACCCGCCCTGATCGATGGCGACATCGGCCACCACCGAACCCGGCACCATGTCGCGAATCATGTCGCGGGTGACCAGTTTCGGTGCGGCTGCCCCAGCCAGCAGCACCGCTCCGATGACCAAGTCTGCCTGCA
This Pseudomonadota bacterium DNA region includes the following protein-coding sequences:
- the mdeB gene encoding alpha-ketoglutarate dehydrogenase; protein product: MSDLPDTPRRIPDDERKDWLESLDALIAHWGADEAAALLDELEQYAEARSLKRAALPYTAYRNSVALEQQPPYPGDLRVEERITAILRWNALAMVMRANQAYGDLGGHIASYASAAEIFETGFNHFFKGGDQSDLVYYQPHSAPGLYARAFLEGRLSEEALARYRQEVGGGGLCSYPHPWLMPAFWQFPTGSMGIGPINAIYNARFMRYLQARNLAQTDGRHVWGIFGDGEMDEPESIGALSLAAREKLDNLTFIINCNLQRLDGPVRGNGQVIQEFEGLFRGAGWNVIKVLWGSDWDELFARDTNHALLRRFAVTVDGKYQTLGAKDGAYNLKHFFNEDPETAALVQHMSDDDIDRLHRGGHDFRKLFAAFDAAKAHTGEPTVILAKTKKGFGMGQAGESRMTSHQAKKLDVDALRDYRDRFALPLSDAQVEALEFIQPDEDSEEMRYLRARRDALGGYVPMRQTHGQTVAVPSVEQWATFALSANNKTMSSTVAFVRMLGALLKDKELGPRIVPIVADEARTFGMANLFRQIGIYAPFGQQYEPEDASSLLVYKESEDGQLLEEGITEAGAMASWTAAATSYSVHNKPMLPIYIYYSMFGFQRVGDLIWAAADQRARGFLIGATAGRTTLGGEGLQHQDGASHLVASTVPTCRAYDPCFAYEVATLVDHGARRMLEDNVDEFYYLTVMNENYSQPSMPAGARDGIVRGLYRLDTPDTDDVDLRLLGSGAILMEVLEAATLLQRDWGVRAAVFSVTSYSELERDARDHARRARFDTPADAAYVAQILPGTSPVVAATDYVRAVPYLIAPYIDARMTVLGTDGFGRSDTRRALRGFFEVDRHHIVLAALDRLAKEGRVAANAVQEALSRYNVEVAAHAPWTV
- a CDS encoding 1-aminocyclopropane-1-carboxylate deaminase codes for the protein MLLSKFERYPLTFGPTPIEPLPRLSAALGNKVAIFAKREDCNSGLAMGGNKLRKLEYIVPDAIASGADTLVSIGGVQSNHTRQVAAVAAKLGMKCRLVQESWVPHEDAVYDRVGNIMMTRLMGADSRLVDDGFDIGIRQSWEDAMQDVRDSGGVPYGIPAGASVHKFGGLGFVGFAEEVRAQEAELGFTFDFIIVCVVTGSTQAGMIVGFKADGRASNVIGIDASGTLAQTRSQVTQIARDTAALIELNDEIRDEDIVILPDYAYPAYGVPSHETNEAIRLAAQTEAMITDPVYEGKSMQGLIDLVRKDYFPAGSRILYAHLGGAPALNGYAYTYRDG